In the genome of Aedes aegypti strain LVP_AGWG chromosome 2, AaegL5.0 Primary Assembly, whole genome shotgun sequence, the window tcgcgaaatagccatgatttcatttgtcaatgatattgtatcgcagcgtattgattccacccatcttttatcatgtttgaatttctacacgcccgctagacagttaagaaatcggaatttgtttgcatcaaataatcatcgaactaactatgcaaaattaggcccaatgaatcgaatgatgtcgctttataatcagcattgcacagaaattgatctgaccatgtcgcgaacaaagctaagacaatattttaattccttaagatataatacaacatagaattaagtaaacgtgtagtctactattgattgacgaaaaaaaaaataaataaataacccGGCATATCTCCACATCAGAAAAGGTGTAATCGAAAGGAACAGGCTCTTTTTTCCTGGAGAAAGAAATCACCGAGCACTTGTTTGGGTTCACTAGCACCCGGTTTAAATCGCACCACCATGCGAAACGATCTAACTCATTTTGCATCGGCGGTCGTGCGGATTTGCTGAGCGAACGAGATTAGGCCCTTTCAACACATGGTTCACGTCATTGAAGTGTATCGAGAAAAAAAGAGGTCCGAGATGGCTTCCTTATGGAATTCCAGAAGTTCCTACGAAAACATCCCACTGACAATTCCATATGGATACGAGCATCCATCGATCGGTGAGATAGGAGTCAATCCATCTCAGAAACGAACCATGTAATCCAAGCCTCTGAAACTAAGCGATCATTATATTTAGCGTGGTTTATCTTGTTGAAAGTGGCGGATAGGTCGGTGTAGATAACGTCTGTTTGATTTCGTTCTGTCAAACGTGTATGGGACGGAAGACACAACAAATTTATGGTAGTCTATCGGCCTGGCATAAAACCGTGTTGTTCTTCGCTCAAATAATGTTTACAATGAGAAAAAAGTGAAGGtgctttcgatgccatattaaAAACTGGGAATGTCTACAATCATCGAAATCATGGGATGTCTACAATGATTATTAATAGGATTTATCAAATGCTCTATAGcccacatattttcttgacatATTGTCAAACTGCGATTCAAATGTTTTCAGATGCCTTGAAGGGAAAGTATCTTGCAACGTAAAAACGTGATTGTATTAAACCCAATTAGataattagattacaaaaagatcttaagtaaaaaaatatccaatatATTTATCCTAACATTCACATCTGTTCATTTTATTACAGATGATATTTCGTGAATACGATGTCCGACGAATCAGAAGAAGCTTGTTTGGTTAGACCCAGATCACCATCGCTGTCAGGGGCTCCTGCTGGAACAATGCAGTATACACACGGACTTACGGGTTCACAGCTGCAAGCTCATAACAATACCAACAACAGTAACCACCATTCCACCCATAGTCAAGGGTCGCATTCAACGGCCCGTGGTTCCCAATCGGAGTCAGGTGAACTGATTGATTACAGTGATGATGTTATCCTTAGCCAATTCCACGCGGACGCCATCAAACAAGCgggttttggaaaatttcaattgattgcTTCCATTATAACCGGACTCGGTCTAGCAGGTCATGCCATCCAGGTGTACGCAGTGTTTTACATAATTCCCTCGGCTGAGGTAGAGTACTGTATTTTGGACACAGAAAAGAATTGGCTCGGCTCAATAACGCTGGTAGGAATGGCCCTCGGAGCATTATTATGGGGCGGGCTTGCAGGTCGTGCGGGTCGGAGGAAATCCCTTCTAAGCTGTCTTGCGGTTTGTGGCGTATTCTCGGTTATAGCTGCATTTATGCCAACCTACGGCCCCTTCATGATGGCCAGGTTTTGCGCAGCAGCAGGAATTGGTGGAGCATTACCTACAGCATCCGTGTATTTGTGCGAATTGACACCAGTCAATTTTAGAGCACGGATTCTAGGTCTCTTGGGGGCATTTGGAGTAGCAGGAGGTTTGGTTGCCGGGGCGATTGCTACCAGTACCGTTCCAGCAACTGGGCAAAAGGTGGTGCTAGAAAACAAGGAGCACTTTAGTGCTTGGCATCGTTATTTGCTGCTCAGCACACTGCCAACATTTGCGTCAATTCTCGGGCTTTTCTGGTTACCTGAATCACCGCGATATTTGTTGGAAAACTCTAGAGAAGTGGAGGCGTTGACTATATATCAGGTAATACTGGGCATGATTGTGATAAATCAATGAAACTAACCGATTTATATTAcagaaaatatatcaaaacaatCGAACCCGTGGAGGTTATTCCCTAACTGAACTGGAACTACCTGGCACTAGAACACATCGCAATCTACCCACATCAGTATTGCAGGAAATGGCGACAAGTATTACTCTAttctttggaagcttctttcagctATTCAATGTAGTCAATTTGAAAAGGACACTGCTACTATTTGCTGCTTGGACGGCAACCATCTTCATATATCACGGCTTGACCATTTATATAGCAGAATATTCGAAAAGCACGGAATCGGAAAACTATTATCGCAATACGGTAAACTATCCTTCAATTCCATGTGTTCATAATTTAATATTTGGCTTTTCTCTCTAGATCAACAAAGATAACATGTCGTTTGAGAATGCAGATTTTAACAAATCAATCGAAAACATAATTTACACAAATTGCCGCTTTGTGAACTGCACTTTCAGAAGAATGTTTATCAGCCACGTGACTTTTAACAATTGTACCTTCTTAGACACCGAATTTACCAACGTGAAAACAAGTCGCACGCAGTTCAAATTTAGCACTTTGGAAAACGTTGGGTACTTTCTTGAAAATTCTTCATTCGagttatgaaaataatgtgacGTTATTCCAACATTTTCCAAAACAGGCTTATCGACACGGATCTAACAGAGCGCCATTTCGTTGATTGTGTGATGAACAACATAACTACGTTACGGTTATATTCAACATGTGATCGAGATTTTGAGTACAACATCTATTTGGACGCGTTGTGGAAATCTCACTTCGGAGCACTGTTGCCTGGCATGGTTTTTATGATACTAGTAGGAGAAGGATGCCATCGATTTGGTCGAAGTAGAACAGCAAGTAAGTGCTTAAACACTTTTAAGATCAACAACTTTGTAACTTAAATTTCATATGTTTGCAGCACTGTGCTTTGGGTTTGCAATaagtttgaccataacttttgCGTTCCTGTATCATGATCTCCAGGTTGTTTGGACAGCGGGTTCTGCACAAGGACTCATGTTGGCTGGGATTGCAGCATTGACGTTATTGGCGATCGAAAGCTATACCACCAATTTAAGGTATGTGTGTGGCGCGAGATGTGGGTAGGATTGAGTCATGCTATAAGAACAGGAAtacatgggtaggacaatctaAGATATTATTATATAACGTGTcagaacacttcaggaacataactatggaagcATTTTCAAAATCCTTTAGCCCGTTCTAaacccatttcgtgacatacaaataccattcaatttttatttataagttagataattaaatcaaattatgaaattaacttgatgctgaaaacaagACATGTTTTCGATTTGCTTTTTTATGTCATACTTTGCTCGAGTCTGCAGTATCTACACGAGAGCAAAACCTTCTAGTCATTCACAGCTTGATAATCTACAGCTGGAAAGGAAAGGTTACTTGaaaactcaaaatttcaagGAAAGAATGGGAGTCGTCGATCGGACAGCAACGTTCTGAGGTGCGTACGAGTTCCTTGCTTCAGAAGTGCTCACTTAAACAAGCACGTTCGGTTGCTTGACCAGTAGGACTGGAGAATTTAGATCTGCGAAATGTTAATCGGAGAGTCTTTTCCCGGGAGAAAACATAGAAGACCTTCCTCAAAACTGAATTAAAGTGAAATATTCTGGAATTCAAGATTGCAGGCAAAATGCCCAACTTGTATCCTTACTTACGTTACTAAGATGAAGgtgaacaaaaaaaatttgaggtttggcttcgatacatcttcaccttaaattgttGAAACCCATTATGACTCGTCTGTATCACTATCTATTAAACAAAGCAGACATTCCAGAAGTCTTCCGACGACTCCTGTAGTAATCCTGTTGCAGAGCGTAACAGCTAGTAGGGGAAAGCATCAATTTTTGATTCATTCACACGTTTCAAGCCTGCTTTGtaagaaaatctgaaaattggTACAGATTTCATGTGGGTCGGAAATTGATGCTTTTCCCCTAGTAAATTTCTGCATGCCATATTAATTTAGCACcaccaatagaaatattagatggtaaacacattaggaaatattatacaaataactcttaagaacacatttgttggccctgaaaagggccgattgaattgttgaattcgagtaaCACGGGCACATTTTGTTGGTGCagcgcccgatgaggtttgcggtggagatgacgatgggcgcttcaataagcggctttggtcgattttcttcagccatctagTACAAATCTTGCCTTTGCGTACCGATTCCTGCAGGGCCTATTCTGGAAACACGAGTCAATTTAggaatcttgagcgatttcacaatccggTCGCTGGATGATCAAGAGCTCTGTGGCATACACGGTGCTcgaattaccgttattatcaaataaaatataccatccaaacggcagtAGGCAGTTGATTTCTGACATTGttttgcacctctgggccgaatttgaaaaaaatccttagtcagaattttgagttacgcccttttgaagtttttatgatagaaatcacatgaAGTATGTGACTTTAACTTGTTAAAACAATCAGATTACAtttaaattttgtagttttattttattatctggttttagatattgaaaaattcatttttcaaaactttttctagaccgacatttgaaaagggccaatgctttgTTTAGCTATTACTAATCagccaatacacgaaaaatgatatctaccaatctaacgcctgatagtgattttaggaaattgtccaaagcattcacaTATGTATGAATAAATTCATTGACatgatatgcagatacgcccttttgaagtgtatggGAAGAATATTTTACGGTAAATTCCGTTCCATCTACAATCAAcggttaggtgcatacataatcattgcACCTTTGCGGTtcttcttatttcattcaattttgcaaGTTGCATCCCTtgttgattcaaatattacgtaacgcagaattttccaatttgCGACCCCTTCCCTGCcacacgtaacagcttttgtaaggaaaatttaaaaattttgtatgaaccgtaacactatcgAAGACCCCT includes:
- the LOC5569113 gene encoding synaptic vesicle glycoprotein 2B — translated: MSDESEEACLVRPRSPSLSGAPAGTMQYTHGLTGSQLQAHNNTNNSNHHSTHSQGSHSTARGSQSESGELIDYSDDVILSQFHADAIKQAGFGKFQLIASIITGLGLAGHAIQVYAVFYIIPSAEVEYCILDTEKNWLGSITLVGMALGALLWGGLAGRAGRRKSLLSCLAVCGVFSVIAAFMPTYGPFMMARFCAAAGIGGALPTASVYLCELTPVNFRARILGLLGAFGVAGGLVAGAIATSTVPATGQKVVLENKEHFSAWHRYLLLSTLPTFASILGLFWLPESPRYLLENSREVEALTIYQKIYQNNRTRGGYSLTELELPGTRTHRNLPTSVLQEMATSITLFFGSFFQLFNVVNLKRTLLLFAAWTATIFIYHGLTIYIAEYSKSTESENYYRNTINKDNMSFENADFNKSIENIIYTNCRFVNCTFRRMFISHVTFNNCTFLDTEFTNVKTSRTQFKFSTLENVGLIDTDLTERHFVDCVMNNITTLRLYSTCDRDFEYNIYLDALWKSHFGALLPGMVFMILVGEGCHRFGRSRTATLCFGFAISLTITFAFLYHDLQVVWTAGSAQGLMLAGIAALTLLAIESYTTNLRCTAVGFFVCGGHIGAMMGAPLYAAFPVTSSKVAAIISTIFLSVPISSAIILKDPCLLL